ggcaggctctccgctgagcagggaccccaacatgggactcgatcccaggacacggggatcatgatctgagctgaaggcagacgcttaaccgactgagctacccaggcgccccaggatcagTTCTTTGTTGATTTAGAAATCtttctgtctgtttctgtgtgtttgtgtcccTCTGCATTTGGAACTGTCCATCTCTGGGTGTTCAGATGTGTGGGTCTCTGTGCCTTTTTTATAGGAATCTTGAGTCTTTGTGTTGCTTCTGCCTAGTGCTTCTGTCTGGCTTTGTGtatctgtgtgcatgtatgtCCACCCTCCCGTCTCTTCATCTGGAGGCCTCGTCTTTGCTCTTCTGCCCATCTGGGTAACCATGCCTGTGTGTGagtctgtgggtgtgtgtgggagtgGGGTCTCGCTCATCATCTGCGTGTCCCCACATGCACTCCAGTCTCCCTGCTCTCCGCCTGGTAGTGTCGGACTCTCGGTTCTCACCTTAGCCTGCTCGGGAGGTATCTAGCCAGGGGCAGGAGGGTGTGGTCTCCGAGTGTGAAAGTGTGTTCACACTTTCACACAGGCTCATCCCTCTATGGGGGTAGGGGGGTCCGGTGTTGGGCAGGGGAGGTCTTAGGCTCTGTCAGGATCTGTGTCAGGGCATACATGTCTCCTGGAGTGTTCAGGTACACCTGGGTCCTGCAGGGGCCTATATCATGTGAGTGTGGGGTGGCTCTGTGTCAGGCAGGCTGGTGTGTCCTTGGGTCTGTCTATACGCATCTCCGATGACTTCTGCCCCCCTTTGCCTCTGCTTGCAGTTGGAGGGCGACACCATCACCTTGAAGCCCCGGCCTTCTGCCGATCTGACCAACAGCagtgccccttccccctcccacaaGGTACAGCGTAGTGTCTCAGCCAACCCCAAGCAGCGGCGCTTCAGTGACCAGGGTGAGTGCTTCGGGGGACTTGCAGGTGGGGACTCACCTCTCTCCTGAAAGGGCACAGATTCTGGGGGCTGGGGATGACACCGCTGAGTTTCAATCCCAGTTCAGCCACTTGTTAGCCTTAGGTCGAGCCACGTAACTTCCCTCGCCCTCTGGGACCTGGGGTTTGCCAAGTTGCTGGCAAGACTGTAGGAGAGCgccgcgcgcgtgcgtgtgtgcggcCGCCACTCGGTGGGCCCCTCGCCCTTACCTGTTGCCATCGCCCCTCTGGCCCAGCAGCTGGTCCTGCCATTCCCACGTCTAATTCCTACTCTAAGAAGACGCAGAGTAACAACGCAGAAAATAAGCGGCCTGAGGAAGACCGGGAGTCAGGGCGGAAGGCCAGCAGCACAGCCAAAGTGCCTGCCAGCCCCCTGCCCGGCCTGGAGAGGAAGaagaccacccccaccccttccacgGTGAGCGTCCCTCCGGCCCGCCAccacccagccctgctcccttccccGCTCCCTTCCTGCGGTGGGGTCTGCCCTCTCCTAGCAGCTCCCTCTGGCCACCCACCAGGTCTTACCTCCCAGGCCACTTTTGCTTACTGTGGAAAGCCTACCCCCAAGAGGAAAAGcagaatcctttcttttctctacccGTCTGTTCCTGCCGGAAGGCGGAGAGGAAGCCAGTTCTGTGAACAGAAGAACACTTTGGTTTTCTGTGATACAGCTCTGCCCTTTATTCCCCACAGAACAGCGTCCTCTCCACCAGCACAAATCGAAGCCGGAATTCCCCGCTTTTGGAGAGGGCCAGCCTTGGGCAGGCCTCCATCCAGAACGGCAAAGACAGGTGAGCCGGCCCGGGCCCTGCCCACCACGCTGCCCCTGAGCCCTCTCTCACGGCAGTGACGTCCGTCggcagccctgccctccctccctgctctccggAGTTCCGTCCTGGCTCTGTCCAGTCCAGCTTGTCCACACACCGGCACCTCCGcctgctctgccccccacccttgccACCGTGTCCTCTCCTGTGCTCCTGGGACTACTTCTTGCAGTGGGCGGACCAAGGGAGACTCCATGATCATCTCGGCTACTTtctggcttcttccttctttttctttctttctttttgttgtcgttgtcgttgttgttgtcgTTTACTTACTTATCTACGCAAtgtccacacccagtgtggggctcaaactcacgaccccgaggTCAAGAATCACACCCCTTCCGACTGAGCCCGTGGGGCGCCCCCGCCTTCTTGGTTCCTGACTGCAGCCGGGGCATGGCGGCCGCGCTCCTCTTGGCGTCAGCGCCTGAGGCTTTGCCTGGGGTTCCCCAGCTCAGAGCAGAACCCCGAGCTGCCCACCTGAAGGGTGTACGTGTTGAGGGTGACCCTGGCTGGGCCTAGCCAAACAGATCCCCCTTTAGCCTTGACCACCAGCATCTCTTGGTGTGTTGCCTTCCTGGCTCCTCCTTTTCTGAGCTTAATGAAAATTCCCCTTAGCAACACCCTGCTCTTTCTGTCGGCAAAACATCCTTGTTCTTAGAATTCCTAGGAGACCAGCGCAACCCGGAGGCAGTACCTCCTGTCGGCTTTCCTGCACTTTTGGTTTCCTCCCCCAGGTTTTGGCCTCCCTCACTTTCCTCACCCGCCTTCCACTTCCCAACCCAGCCTTCCTCCGCTCTGACTGGAGTCCCATTGCTGCTCCCCGGACCTGACCTGACCTGACTTGCACCTGCCGGAGCTCgctccccatccctcacccccaaCCGTTCTGCCCTGCCCTTGCTTCCTAACCTTaacctcctgcccccctcccacccacccctaaCCCAGGCCTCTTCGCTGCTTTTGTCTCCTAGCCTAACCATGCCAGGGTCCCGGGCCTCCACGGCTTCTGCTTCCGCCGCGGTCTCTGCGGCCCGGCCCCGCCAGCACCAGAAATCCATGTCGGCCTCCGTGCACCCCAACAAGGCCACTGGGCTGCCCCCCACGGACAGTAACTGTGAGGTGCCGCGGCCCAGGCAAGTGTGCTGGGGCAGCTGGCGCGGCGGGTGCCCtcagcctgccccaccccctgcgtCCCAcaaatcccaccccctcccctccccaccccccaccagcccgGCCCCAGGGTGCTGCTCTGCTCTTGGCATCTTAGCCACAAGAAATGGCTTTGTCCCCTACAGTCAGGAAGTAGAACAAAAAAATAGCTTAATGCCCCTCTTTTCCTCCAGTTCTCCCTCTCAGAACAGATATGCAAGAAGCCGTCCTGAGGCTCCAGAAGGAAGCCTTTTTGTTTTGAGCCTTCCTGGACTTCCTTAGGACCCCAGGGACAGTCAGCACCAAAGGGACTCAATCCTTGAGGGTTGGTCAGCATTGTCCCCTTGAGGTTCCAGTGTGCCTAGCTCCCAAGGAGCCACTTCTCTCCGGCCTGTACTGCTCTCCACACACGTATCCTCcgttgcctccctccctcccccaaaccatCTCCTTCCACCTCCGCCTAGATGTCCGCCTAGATGTCCTCCTTGCCGGTGTCCTCGGTGGTCACACCCCTTTCCTTCTGTGTCCTCCGTGATGGCTGCCTCTGCCGTAGcatccccttccccttccccagcccagggcGCTGCAGGTGCTCGGCGGTAACGGCTTGTGCCCTGACACCTCTCCTCCGCCCTCACCTCTTTTCCCACAGCACAGCCCCCCAGCGTGTCCCTGTCGCCTCCCCCTCCGCCCACAACATCAGCAGCAGTGGTGGAGCCCCAGACCGAACTAATTTTCCCCGGGGTGTGTCCAGTCGAAGCACCTTCCACGCTGGACAGCTCCGGCAGGTGCGGGACCAGCAGAATTTGCCCTACGGTGTgaccccagcctctccctctggcaaTAGCCAGGGCCGGCGGGGGGCCTCGGGGAGCATCTTCAGCAAATTCACTTCCAAGTTTGTACGCAGGTGAGTCGGGGTGGGGAGGTGCTTAGAGTGGCAGAGAGAATAAGGCCAGGCCCTCCTACCtgcctgggagtgggggtggggactgcAGACACAAGGCTTGGGTCTTGGGGTTGGAAGAGGCCTTGGGAAGCCTAAGGAATTGGGTGCTTGTCAGCATCTCACGATCCGAGACCCGTCTGTCCCTCCCAGGCTCTCCCTAGCTCCTGTACACAGCCCTCGTTCTCTGGCCCCGAGAGCAGATGGCCAATGCCGCCTCCTCTCTAGGAGAGTGTGAACTCAGATGCTAAAATAAAAGccccccctcttctctcctgggTTCCCATGGAAACTTATATTTGGTGACGCAGCTGCAAAGTCATGAGGCCTGAGCCAGGCTGGGCCGGCAAGGAGAGTTTTTCCTGGTCCTCTGGCTCGCCCCCTCTGACCTCCTTTCCCCCGACCCGGTTGGTTAGGTCAGGCTGCGGTCGCTCCCTCGGCATCAGCCGCCGCCTCCTCCCCAGGGCTCACCAGGATGAAGGCCTGTCATAAATGAAGTAGCCGCTGGGGGCCAGGCTAGCCTCTTCCCTCGCAGCGCCGTGGGTTGACGCTTTCCGAGGTGGCGAGCAGGGTGGGGCTTCTCTTCATGAGGTTTCTCACACCTGGGCCCCAGCCACCCTGAAAAGACAGCTTTGATTCTTAGGATGCACCCAAGCCATCGCGCCTGGCGGGATGCTCCCTGTGTCCCCACCTCGGCGGAGCTCGGGAAGCAGCAGCAGGCTCACCGCCCTTCCCGCTGCTCTTCGCTCCGGGGTAGCCGAGAGCCAGAGCCACGGCCTCTCCGGTCCCAGAGCGCAGGGcttggggcggggcggggcgtcTAGGACTCTAGTCTCGCTGAGCGGCTCTTCCACGTGGGGTGACCCTCGAACCTGTAAAGCCCACTCCCCACCTGCTTATCCACATACtgtcttgttggttttttttttttttatttctttttttattttgtctttttttgtttgtttttttagaaatctGTCTTTCAGGTTTGCCAGAAGGTAGGCGTTCAGcccgctgtgtgtgtgtgtgtgtgtgtgtgtgtctgtgtcctgtgTCCTGCCTCCGTCATTAACTCCCCTTTTCTGGCTCTTGCTCCCGCCTCCATCTGCTAACCACGTCTGTGTGGCCCTCTCTCTGCCATCTTAAAGGGATGAAGACTGCCTCTGACTGGGCGGCCGCTCAGGGCAGGTGACTTTGAAAATGAGGGGCCTGTCCCGAGGCACAGGGGACCTTCTCAGGGAATTCTCCCTTTAAGATTGTCTCCTCGCCCACACCCCAGGTTTGGGTTTTGGTGGTAGCACTGGGTTCCTTCCCTGGCCCTTTCCCCCCGTCTGTGCATGCGCTGTGAAGGAGCTCCAGGAGGGTTGCAAGTGCATCTGGGACGGGCTCTCCTTCTGGGTCTTTGGGTCTTTCCCTTCTCTGGTCCCCTGAACACTTCAGGGCCGTGTGAGCTCGCCCCTGTCCTAGGGACAGCAGGACTTTGGAGGTGCTACAGGGACTCCGGGGTCCCAAGGCTTTTCAGTCTGACGCTTCCAGGCCCTCAGGAGCCTTTGCCTCAGGAGTGGGCACAGCACCCCCTTCTGGCAGCTCCTGCAAAACcaggcctgccccgcccccacccagcacGCCTCCTGCCTCCCGCAGGATCTGGACGAGTCAAGCCACAGTCAAGCCACGCTGCTTTTCTGGGCCCATGTTCTCTGGATAGGGACTGTGGCCTCCAGAGAGACAGGGGCCGGGATGTTCTAGGGCTGGAGCCGTCTACCTCCTAGCCCTGGCAAAACAGTGGGAGatccccctcaccccagctcaGGCATCTCCCTTCTTAGGCCAGAACCTGGCTCTGCCACCTCTGGCCTTATCCTCACCCTCTCTGGAAGCCTGGGTGGGCCGAATACCAAGCTGAAGACCAAGGGCTGGGTTGGGAGCACTGGTTCCCCAAGGCTGTcagccccagctctgtgctggggctAGGACCCCTGGCAGACACGTCGGTGACCCAACTGACTAATGGCCAAGCCAGGGTCCCTAGGctttccccttcccacccacTGCTCCCCACCCAGCTCTTCCCTGCATGGCTGGCTGTTGACTCACGGGCCCTGGTGGGGGCCTGCCCGGCCGGGCGCCTCCACCCACAGGGCAGGGACCAGGTGGGGCCGGGGAGAGCAGAGGCTCCTTCCCCTGCACagcccgggctccctgctcgcagCGCGCTTGTGTGCATTCGTGTGTCTGTTGTGTCTTCGTGTTCCTTTTCCatgtgctgctgctgctctctctcatCCTCACGTCCCTGCCCTCCTCTGCAGCCCCCAATTTCCCGGCTCCCGGCACCCATCTTCCAGCCAGGAGCTGGAGAAGCCGCTCAGCGGGGCCAGacctcttccccacccaccctcccaaggtgctggccctgccctgccctctgtcCTCCCTTCTGTACAAGCAGATGGCCTGGCAgcctggcaggcagggggagtTCTAAAAGAATGGGGGAGGCGGGCTTGTCCATGGACGGCCTCGtgtctcttctcccccaccccatctccaggCACCCGCCCCCAGGCTTGCTCACGTTTCCAGCTCTCAGCCCTTTGAGCCTCCTGAGAGAGGCTTCCTTCTGACACCCACACACACCATgcccccccccagcccagccccttcccctcaaGAGGACTGAGGCCCTAGGGCCCCCGGGTACTGGTGTCGAAGAAGACCCATCCACGGCGTGAGGCCCTGGCCATGGGCTGGCGGGGAAGCGGCCTCGTGCCATGGCTGTGTGCTGTGTGCTCCAAGCGCGCCTGCATACCCGCACCCCTCTCCTCCCCGGGACCAGAGGCTCCGCCTCCCCAGCACACATCTCTGGGAGCATGGGGAGGGACAGGCCCTGCTGCAAAGGGACAGTCTGTCTGCCGGTGTGAGGTGCTGCAGGGCCGTGGTGGCCTGCCAGGTGACGGGCAAGTGGCCTCAGAGCTAGGGTTCCGCTCACCGACCCTCACCAGACCCACCCTCACCTGGGTCTGCGGCGGTGGAAGGAGCGAGAGGTCCCAGCACTAAACTCTCCCTCGCTctgttttttgaggaacctgaaTGAACCTGAAAGCAAAGACCGAGTGGAGACGCTCAGGTGAGAGGGCTGGAGCCAGCACCAGCCCCGCCCAGGCCAGTGGGCTTGCCACGAGCCTCCCGcacctctcctccttctctgccccccgACTCTTCTCTGGTGgctctgccctgtccccaccGTCTCGGGGCCTCCCTTTCCTCAGAGAAGCCCCATGCCCCAGCTGCAGTAGGTGTGGGCCCTTCTCCTCAGCTCCGGTGCCTTTGGAAGCAGGAGCCCTAGGCTGGGCGGTTGGGGCTACAGATTCCTACCCATTGACCAGCTCTCCTTTCCGTACCTCAGCCGCTGCTTTCTGTCCCGTCTGCGAACCACTCAGGGCTGTTGAGCACgtgctctcctttcctccctgacCCTCCGCTCATCAGAGAAAAGCATGGGACTgtcgccctcccctcccctcccctgccagggcctggcttctcctccccttctctgccttcctgagAGACGGAGGTCACAAAACTGCCCACCCCTCTCgccttccctctgctttcccctgcCACCAGGTCTGATGCTCCCTCCCACGGCACTGTCGCCTCCGGGCCACCCTCCCGCTCTCCTCTCTGGTCTCCGTGGGGGGGCCGGCTGCCAGGGTGGCTCTCCCGTGGGTGGGGTGCCCCGGGCCATGCCCtgaccccctgcccccctgcctctggcctctCTGCAGACCTCACGTGGTGGGCGGCGGAAGCAATGACAAGGACAAGGAGGAGTTCCGGGAGGCCAAGCCGCGCTCTCTGCGCTTCACGTGGAGTATGAAGACCACCAGCTCCATGGAGCCCAACGAGATGATGCGGGAGATCCGCAAGGTGCTGGACGCGAACAGCTGCCAGAGCGAGCTGCACGAGAAGTACATGCTGCTGTGCATGCACGGGGCGCCGGGCCACGAGAACTTCGTGCAGTGGGAGATGGAGGTGTGCAAACTGCCGCGGCTCTCACTCAACGGGGTCCGATTCAAGCGGATATCGGGCACCTCCATGGCCTTCAAAAACATTGCCTCCAAAATAGCCAACGAGCTCAAGCTTTAACGGGCTGCCGGGAGTGGGGGACGCTGGAGGTGGGCCGGCCGGACGGAGCTACTGGGGCCTGGCTCCCACCCACCCGGGCCAGACTGCGGACGCGGATTGCCGCGTCTCCCCCTGCTGgcacttctcccctccctcccttggtttttttcttccatgtttggGGGTGCAGGAGACGGTCCTTTACCCCCAACATTGATCCCTGCCCGGAAAgtcccccttcccccctctcccccacaggaggcaaaggaaggggagggaggggtggggggggcagggctcCCCCTCGGTACTGCGGTTGCACAGAGTATTTCGCCTAAACCAAGAAATTTTttattaccaaaaagaaaaaagaaaaaaaaaaaatcccagcggccacctttcctccctgccccattGGGACAGTCGAGACTGGATCTGTGGGGTTTCCCGGGAGGGCGGCTCAGGGCTGGGACACTCAGGCAAGAGTGGTGGAGTTCCCTGTCAGGCCCTCCGCCAGGCCCACTTTgggcttctcccctctcctttccccccttcccctccaagcAAACCACCAGAGGTGGCCTTCCCCTGACCTCAGGCCCCAGGGCTGGAGGCCTGGATGGccgggccaggggccaggggcgGGGCGCTGCGCAGCCCTGAGGTGGGGGGGGTCAGGGGGGGTGCTGGCGGCTGCCCTGGGCTGGCAGGCGAGGCTCGGGGCTCCGGCCCCCCCACACACtgtaccctcctcccctccttccccagagctGGGCATTTCCTTCCACAAGCTGCTGTGGGGACTTTTGTTCCCCTCCTCAAAAGTCTGTGCCatcttctcccacccctcctgggcagaaggcagggggctgacacccccccccccaccccgctgggagaggggaggggactgCAGGGCAGATAGGCTCCTCGGCCCCCAGGGGGCCGCCTGGGCTGCTAGTCTCCGGAACAGGGATGCTGGGCACTCCGTTATGGGAGAGCCTTTGTCTGAAAGCACAGCCCCTCGCcattcctctcccctgcccccttcaTTGGCATTAATCTGGGCACCAGCTAGTTCCCTAGCAGTGACTCCCCTCACCACTCATCTCCCGGCCTTGCCTTTTCTTCCTGACACTGTCGCCCCTCCTCTCAGGAGACACTGCCCAGGGCCTCCACGGCCGCCTGGTGGGAGGCTAGATAGGGCAGCGGGGGGCCGggagcctctgccctcccccggGGGTCGGGGGACAGATCGGCCTAGTGACTCCCAGCTTGCTAACCTCCTCGGCCAGCGTGGGAGTGGCTGGTTATGGGCGCTTGGCTGGTGGCGGCCGCTGCAACCCTTAATTTATTTCTCTGCTGTTTCTGTTCCTGagaaactgggggaggggggtcctgCACAGAGGCTGCCCCTACCCTCACCTGAGTTGTACATTTTTTtgtgatgggttttattttttattttatttttatttttatttttttttttgatttatgaTGACTCCACTCCTAttcatcacccacccaccccacccccagcccaggctccATGGCAAGTCAAGCCCTTAGGGTCCCAGGAAGGGGCATAGCCAACCTCAGCCCTCCTGCCCCAAGCCCCAGCTGCGGGCTGCGGGCtccgggctctgggctcaggctcaggctcaggctcCGACCAAGGGCTCCCCCTCcttccgtccctccctccctttctctcctcctccctccctacccctcctGCCCAGTGGAACAGCCCGGGTGCTCTGAGGGGCCGGGAGGGCATGGCTTGGCTCCCAGAGGGGGTGGTGGCCCATGGAGGGGCTCCCAGGCAAggtggcccctccccacccaccctcccacacCCGCACTTAGTTTCTCCTCTGGATCAAACACGTAATAAAGAGAATGTTTGGAATCTGAGCTGCCTCCTCCTGTTTCTTCTCCCAGCCGGGCAGGGACCCAGTCCCCCTGGGCAAGATGTGGCTCAGCCCGCCTGCCTTGCAGGAGAGAATGGATTCCTgtctggggcctgggggaggccaGTGCTGGGTGGCTGCTCCCTCCCATCCTCAGGGCACAGACAGGAAGCAAAGCCCAGGGCCCTccacacagaaggaagagagagcactCGTGAAcgtggaagattttatttattttttaaaaacattgaaaaataaaccCATGTCTGCATATGTTCCCAGCCCTCCTTTCTCTAAGCTTTCAGGCCGTGGGTCCAGTGGGCACCCTCAGAGCTTAGTACTTCTCGGCAGACTCCAGAAGACAGGAGAGCTGCCCATCcagttctgccacactcaggcccTGAAGGaacctctctgcccacctccccctccagccccctccccacctcacccggactttattgctaaaagaaagaggaagaacagcCAAGGCTGtcctcttcccccatcccccaagcTAAGATCACTACCCCCTCTACACAAAGGGCCAGACCCAAAGGCCAAGCCCCAGCAGACTAGGAGGCAGCCATTCCAGCCCCAGCCAGGAAGAGCAAGGACCCTCAGGCCAGCTCAGAAGgcccctgagccccagcccctggctgggGTGGGCACCGAGAGACTCCACTGCCAGAATCTTGCAGAGCCCACAGGTCCAGACTGTGCCCACTGGCAGCTCTGGGACTTCGAAAGACCTGCCCAAGAGCTCGAGTCCCTTCCGTCCTCAGTGAAGCCAGAGGTGTCCAAGGATGGCCAGCAACAGGGTTCTGGAGCCTCTGGTGGGTAGAGGGCCTCAGGGCTCAGAGTGAGGGTGCTGGAGGCTCCAGGGGGGCTCCAAtcagggtgggtgggggctgaGGACCGGGCCGGGCACCGTGGCGGGAGGCAGCCAGAGCAGGGCGGATGAGAGGTGGTGGGGGCTGGTTGGGGGCCAGGCGGGGCTGGAGGAACCGGCCCTGCTGGAGTGGGGGCGGCTGGCGGAGCAGGGTGGGCGCCGTGGGCAGAGGCGGCCTCAGCAGCGGCGGTGGCTGGGACAGCGAGGCaggaggcggcggcggaggcggcaCGGTGGGCAGCGATCGGGGCACAGACGTTGAGACGGAGGTGATCTGCACCTGAGCGGTGAGAGAAGGGAGACCAGCCTCCAGCACAGCCTCGCCCCCACCTAAGACCGCAGCCGGCTCCAACCCTCGCTCCTCTCAGCCCCTCACCTCATCGTCTTCCTCGAGGGCTGGGGCCGGCAAGGGGGCCCCTCTCCTAGCCTCCTCCATTGGGACTGGGGCTCCGGGGGCCCCATCCTGCTCGGCCTCCCATTCCTGCAGCACCTCCTCCAGGTTGAAGCGGCGCCGATAGCTCACGAAGAAGGTCTTCACCTGGGTCAGGGTCTTATTTCCAATGACCTCTGCAATAGCCCCGAAGTCTTTGCCGTACCTCCGGATGGCTACAAGGGTCGAGAGGGCAGCCAAGGGTGAACACCCCGTTAGAAATATTTCCTTCCCTgaaccttcccttcccttctgccccagCTCCTTGGAGGGTGGGGAAAGATTCCTGGGGCTCTCCatgacgcccccccccccagtctaACCCACCTTGTACGGCCAAAAGCTGCTCATCGGTGGTCCAGCGAGAGTTGAACTTGGTGTTGGCCTGGAGAGCAGAAGATTGATCCTTTGGACTCAAAACTATTTAAACAgagcctccccccccccagcacCCCTTTCATCTCCCCTGGGCGGCAAGGGAGTAGCCCCTGCTGCACCCAGGCCTGAAGCCCCCTCACCTCCGGGGGGCGCAGTGGATCAATGCCCCCCTCCAGCGCTTGGCGGAGGCTGCTGTTGGTCTGCTTCATGCTTTGTACCTGAGAAGGCCGAGCAATGACCCATCAAGCTCTCCTGCCAGGGAGGCCACCAAGACCAACTCTGGCCACGGCTGGACTGCGCCAACATGGCTCATggccacccacccaccacccagctcccccctcccaccccatgcaGTTTGTCCCCCTCTTACGGACCAAAGGGCTTTCTTCAAAAGGCCCAGAAAAGAAGACCCAGTTACCCAAAAGCCTAgaggatggggcagaggcagTCGGGGCATCTGGACTTCTTCCCCTTATACCCTAGCTGTCCCCAAAATTGTAGCTCCCTGGGCTGCCCGCCACCCCCTCCACACAGCCCCTTCCTCTCTGAGGCCCCCACCTGGCGCTTGAGGGAGATGAGCTGTGAGTCAAGGCCTCTAAGAGTGAGGTTGGCGAGGTCTGGGCTTCCTGACACAGCCGTGAGGCCCTCAGGGCTCAGGTACATGCCCTTGGGTGGGCGGCGTCGGGTTCGCAGCGGGTGGTGACGGTACTGAGATCCCTGGGCCTCCTTCTTCCCGGGGCCTGGCCGAGTATTCAGGGGCCGAGAGGGCAGAGGCTgccagggaaaggagaggggtggGTGGTGTGGAGCCCGGGGACAGGGCAGGCGGGTAGGCAGGGCCAGACCTCACCTCTCTCTTAGGGTCTCCAGCATCCGGCTCTCCCTCACTAACGGCTCCCCGGCCCTCTTCAAGCTCATCACTGTTGACACAGGGGCCCAGAAGGGAGTGAGGCAG
This DNA window, taken from Lutra lutra chromosome 10, mLutLut1.2, whole genome shotgun sequence, encodes the following:
- the MARK2 gene encoding serine/threonine-protein kinase MARK2 isoform X7, whose protein sequence is MSSARTPLPTLNERDTEQPTLGHLDPKPSSKSNMLRGRNSAASADEQPHIGNYRLLKTIGKGNFAKVKLARHILTGKEVAVKIIDKTQLNSSSLQKLFREVRIMKVLNHPNIVKLFEVIETEKTLYLVMEYASGGEVFDYLVAHGRMKEKEARAKFRQIVSAVQYCHQKFIVHRDLKAENLLLDADMNIKIADFGFSNEFTFGNKLDTFCGSPPYAAPELFQGKKYDGPEVDVWSLGVILYTLVSGSLPFDGQNLKELRERVLRGKYRIPFYMSTDCENLLKKFLILNPSKRGTLEQIMKDRWMNVGHEDDELKPYVEPLPDYKDPRRTELMVSMGYTREEIQDSLVGQRYNEVMATYLLLGYKSSELEGDTITLKPRPSADLTNSSAPSPSHKVQRSVSANPKQRRFSDQAAGPAIPTSNSYSKKTQSNNAENKRPEEDRESGRKASSTAKVPASPLPGLERKKTTPTPSTNSVLSTSTNRSRNSPLLERASLGQASIQNGKDSLTMPGSRASTASASAAVSAARPRQHQKSMSASVHPNKATGLPPTDSNCEVPRPSTAPQRVPVASPSAHNISSSGGAPDRTNFPRGVSSRSTFHAGQLRQVRDQQNLPYGVTPASPSGNSQGRRGASGSIFSKFTSKFVRRPHVVGGGSNDKDKEEFREAKPRSLRFTWSMKTTSSMEPNEMMREIRKVLDANSCQSELHEKYMLLCMHGAPGHENFVQWEMEVCKLPRLSLNGVRFKRISGTSMAFKNIASKIANELKL
- the MARK2 gene encoding serine/threonine-protein kinase MARK2 isoform X9, which produces MSSARTPLPTLNERDTEQPTLGHLDPKPSSKSNMLRGRNSAASADEQPHIGNYRLLKTIGKGNFAKVKLARHILTGKEVAVKIIDKTQLNSSSLQKLFREVRIMKVLNHPNIVKLFEVIETEKTLYLVMEYASGGEVFDYLVAHGRMKEKEARAKFRQIVSAVQYCHQKFIVHRDLKAENLLLDADMNIKIADFGFSNEFTFGNKLDTFCGSPPYAAPELFQGKKYDGPEVDVWSLGVILYTLVSGSLPFDGQNLKELRERVLRGKYRIPFYMSTDCENLLKKFLILNPSKRGTLEQIMKDRWMNVGHEDDELKPYVEPLPDYKDPRRTELMVSMGYTREEIQDSLVGQRYNEVMATYLLLGYKSSELEGDTITLKPRPSADLTNSSAPSPSHKVQRSVSANPKQRRFSDQAAGPAIPTSNSYSKKTQSNNAENKRPEEDRESGRKASSTAKVPASPLPGLERKKTTPTPSTNSVLSTSTNRSRNSPLLERASLGQASIQNGKDSTAPQRVPVASPSAHNISSSGGAPDRTNFPRGVSSRSTFHAGQLRQVRDQQNLPYGVTPASPSGNSQGRRGASGSIFSKFTSKFVRRNLSFRFARRNLNEPESKDRVETLRPHVVGGGSNDKDKEEFREAKPRSLRFTWSMKTTSSMEPNEMMREIRKVLDANSCQSELHEKYMLLCMHGAPGHENFVQWEMEVCKLPRLSLNGVRFKRISGTSMAFKNIASKIANELKL